One Blattabacterium cuenoti DNA window includes the following coding sequences:
- the queA gene encoding tRNA preQ1(34) S-adenosylmethionine ribosyltransferase-isomerase QueA: MKTSDFNFENPLDLLAKFPSQERDESKLMIIHKNDKKIEHKLFKDLHHYFNEGDSIILNNTKVFPARLFGNKEKTEAKIEVFLLRELDQKDRTWDVLVDPARKVRVGNKLNFGSELSGEVIDNTTSRGRILQLNFPGNYNSLIKKIKEIGQTPLPKYINRDPEEIDKKRYQTVYATKEGSVAAPTAGLHFSKYLLKKLELKGVNLVEITLHLGLGSFIPVEVEDISKHKMDSEKCFINKTSCDIINKTIKNKKRICAVGTSSMRAIESSISSDKYLNPFSGWTNKFIFPPYDFSIANSMITNFHMPKSTLIMMTAAFAGFDLIMNAYKIAIQKKYRFYSYGDVMLIL; this comes from the coding sequence GTCTAAACTCATGATAATTCATAAAAATGATAAAAAAATTGAACACAAATTATTTAAAGATTTACATCATTATTTTAATGAAGGAGATTCTATAATATTAAATAATACAAAAGTATTTCCTGCAAGATTATTTGGAAATAAAGAAAAAACAGAAGCAAAAATAGAAGTTTTTTTACTTAGAGAATTAGATCAAAAAGATAGAACATGGGATGTTTTAGTTGATCCAGCTAGAAAAGTTAGAGTAGGTAACAAATTAAATTTTGGATCTGAATTATCTGGAGAAGTAATAGATAATACAACCTCCAGAGGAAGAATTTTACAACTTAATTTCCCAGGAAATTATAATAGTCTTATAAAAAAAATAAAAGAAATAGGTCAAACTCCACTTCCAAAATATATAAATAGAGATCCAGAAGAAATTGATAAAAAACGATATCAAACTGTATATGCTACAAAAGAAGGATCTGTTGCGGCTCCTACAGCTGGATTACATTTTTCCAAATATTTGTTAAAAAAATTAGAACTAAAAGGAGTTAATTTAGTAGAAATTACTCTTCATTTAGGTTTAGGAAGTTTTATTCCAGTAGAGGTAGAAGATATATCAAAACATAAAATGGATTCTGAAAAATGTTTTATAAACAAAACATCATGTGATATAATTAATAAAACAATAAAAAATAAAAAAAGAATTTGTGCTGTAGGTACATCTTCTATGAGAGCAATAGAAAGCTCTATATCTTCTGATAAATATCTTAATCCATTTTCTGGATGGACTAATAAATTTATTTTTCCCCCTTATGATTTTAGTATTGCTAATTCTATGATTACAAATTTTCATATGCCAAAATCAACATTAATTATGATGACAGCTGCTTTTGCAGGTTTTGATTTAATTATGAATGCGTATAAAATAGCAATACAAAAAAAATATAGATTTTATTCATATGGAGATGTAATGTTGATTTTATAA
- a CDS encoding phosphoglycerate kinase, which translates to MKKIKDVNDFNFKDKTVLLRVDYNVPINQYGKITDETRINYSLPTINKILFDKGKIVIISHFGRPKGVFNNKYSLKFLIPILSKKLKKYIFFCDKVIGNSTEEKIKNLKNGEIILLENLRFYKEEENGDKQFSYILSKYGDIYVNDAFGASHREHSSITILPKFFNKKCIGLLMKKEILNLSIFFSKKINSPITIILGGAKIESKINFIKNFMKFADYLLIGGGMSYPFIKIDGGNVGNSIIDNIQSKIQLIKEILYENKIKNIIYFPYDVIAIKSNDDNNIKIVPIHSIPNNWKGLDIGPNSIKNFCNIINKSKTILWNGPMGLFEKKIFSIGTISIAKAIIKRRNNAFTVVGGGDSILALKMIKSITKISYLSTGGGAMLEFIKNKTLPGINAISL; encoded by the coding sequence ATGAAAAAGATTAAAGATGTAAATGATTTTAATTTTAAAGATAAAACAGTTTTATTGAGAGTAGATTATAATGTTCCTATTAATCAATATGGAAAAATTACGGATGAAACACGTATTAATTATTCATTACCTACTATTAATAAAATACTATTTGATAAAGGAAAAATTGTTATTATATCTCATTTTGGAAGACCTAAAGGTGTATTTAACAATAAATATTCTTTAAAATTTTTAATACCAATTTTATCAAAAAAATTAAAAAAATATATTTTCTTTTGTGATAAAGTAATAGGAAATTCAACAGAAGAAAAAATTAAAAATCTTAAAAATGGAGAAATTATTTTATTAGAAAATTTACGTTTTTATAAAGAAGAAGAGAATGGCGATAAACAATTTTCATATATTTTATCAAAATATGGAGATATTTATGTAAATGATGCGTTTGGAGCTTCTCATAGAGAACATTCATCAATAACAATATTACCAAAATTTTTTAATAAAAAATGTATAGGTCTTTTAATGAAAAAAGAAATACTTAATTTAAGTATTTTTTTTTCAAAAAAAATAAATAGCCCTATTACTATTATATTAGGTGGAGCAAAAATAGAATCAAAAATAAATTTTATAAAAAATTTTATGAAATTTGCCGATTATTTATTGATAGGTGGAGGTATGTCATATCCATTTATAAAAATAGATGGAGGAAATGTTGGAAATTCTATTATTGACAATATTCAATCTAAAATACAATTAATAAAAGAAATTTTATACGAAAATAAAATTAAAAATATTATTTATTTTCCATATGATGTTATTGCTATAAAATCTAATGATGATAATAATATAAAAATTGTACCTATTCATTCTATACCAAATAATTGGAAAGGATTAGATATAGGACCTAATTCTATAAAAAATTTTTGTAATATTATTAATAAATCTAAAACTATATTATGGAATGGTCCAATGGGACTATTTGAAAAAAAAATTTTTTCTATAGGAACAATTTCAATTGCAAAAGCAATTATAAAAAGAAGAAATAATGCATTTACTGTAGTAGGTGGTGGAGATTCTATACTTGCATTAAAAATGATAAAAAGTATAACTAAAATTAGTTATTTGTCTACTGGAGGTGGAGCTATGTTAGAATTTATAAAAAATAAAACTTTACCAGGAATAAATGCAATAAGTTTATAA
- a CDS encoding RpiB/LacA/LacB family sugar-phosphate isomerase: MIISIGSDHTGIDHKCLIKNFLKKKGYKIMDFGFNERNGKKVDYPDFIHPTVKYVNDGIAHFGIVICGTGNGAAMIANKYKRIRAALVWNKEITVLARKHNDANVISLPARFIKKSKILEIIKIFFITNFDEGRHRKRIDKIPINS, encoded by the coding sequence ATGATAATATCAATTGGTTCAGATCATACAGGAATAGATCATAAATGTTTAATAAAAAATTTTTTAAAAAAAAAAGGATATAAAATAATGGATTTTGGTTTTAATGAAAGAAATGGTAAAAAAGTGGATTATCCAGATTTTATTCATCCTACGGTTAAATATGTAAATGATGGAATTGCCCATTTTGGCATAGTAATATGTGGAACAGGAAATGGAGCAGCAATGATTGCTAATAAATATAAAAGAATTCGTGCAGCTTTAGTATGGAATAAAGAAATAACTGTCTTAGCAAGGAAACATAATGATGCAAATGTAATCAGTTTACCTGCTCGTTTTATAAAAAAAAGCAAAATATTAGAAATTATAAAAATATTTTTTATAACAAATTTTGATGAAGGAAGACATAGAAAAAGAATAGACAAAATACCAATTAACTCTTAA
- the gmk gene encoding guanylate kinase has translation MMKQGKIIILSGPSGSGKTTISNYLISKISNLKLSISCTTRKIRINEKNGKDYHFISKKIFKSKILKHQFIEWEEVYKNIFYGTLKDEINHICKIKKNILFDVDVKGSINLKKLYKKQSISIFILTNTKKELEKRLINRKSDDYEKIKIRLKKVEEENNYANFFDFIILNKNLEKTKNKIFKIVSNFIKN, from the coding sequence ATGATGAAACAAGGAAAAATAATTATTTTATCTGGACCATCTGGTAGTGGAAAAACTACGATATCAAATTATCTTATATCAAAAATTTCAAATCTAAAATTATCAATATCATGTACAACAAGAAAAATTAGAATAAATGAAAAAAATGGAAAAGATTATCATTTCATTTCTAAAAAAATTTTTAAATCAAAAATACTAAAACATCAATTTATAGAATGGGAAGAAGTTTATAAAAATATTTTTTATGGTACATTAAAAGATGAAATAAATCATATATGTAAAATAAAAAAAAATATTTTATTTGATGTTGACGTTAAAGGAAGTATAAATTTAAAAAAATTATATAAAAAACAATCTATATCTATATTTATATTAACAAATACTAAAAAAGAATTGGAAAAAAGACTTATTAATAGAAAATCTGATGATTATGAAAAAATAAAAATTCGTTTAAAAAAAGTAGAAGAAGAAAATAATTATGCTAATTTTTTTGATTTTATTATCTTAAATAAAAATTTAGAAAAAACAAAAAATAAAATATTTAAAATAGTATCTAATTTTATTAAAAATTAA
- a CDS encoding dihydroneopterin aldolase, whose protein sequence is MGLIILDNIRLFGFHGCFPEEKLVGSNFSIKLEVKIDIKDPINDDISETVDYIFLYKIVEEEMKIPSKIMEFLAKRIIKRINKINKIKYTKIKICKENPPINGIMDKFCIIMEEKI, encoded by the coding sequence TTGGGGTTAATCATATTAGATAATATAAGATTATTCGGATTTCATGGTTGTTTTCCAGAAGAAAAATTAGTTGGATCTAATTTTTCTATAAAATTAGAAGTAAAAATAGATATTAAAGACCCTATTAATGATGATATATCTGAAACTGTTGATTATATTTTTCTTTATAAGATAGTTGAAGAAGAAATGAAAATACCATCTAAGATAATGGAATTTCTAGCAAAAAGAATAATTAAAAGAATTAATAAAATAAATAAAATAAAATATACAAAAATAAAAATATGTAAAGAAAATCCTCCAATAAATGGAATAATGGATAAATTCTGTATAATAATGGAGGAAAAAATATAA
- a CDS encoding polyprenyl synthetase family protein, translated as MKKFLEKAKKPIKKEIQNFEKEFFNVIKSDVDLINEISNYILKKKGKMIRPIFVFLIAKMLGVIQKKTYHTAYLIELVHNATLVHDDVIDNSNLRRGFSSINSIWKNKIAILIGDYLLSKSLLVASNNNYLDLLKIICRTINNMSEGELLQIDKSYDITEKIYDQIIYKKTANLIAASCECGAISVNANNKDILNMRKFGTLIGIAFQIKDDLFDYEDNNDIGKPIGIDFKEKKITLPIIYTIKKASKNDKSSILYFMKNYNEKKRKDIIFIVNKYGGIRYAKKKMMVFYNKALKILELYPEGTIKESLKIMTKFIVKRNK; from the coding sequence ATGAAAAAATTTTTGGAAAAGGCAAAAAAACCTATAAAAAAAGAAATTCAAAATTTTGAAAAAGAATTTTTTAATGTAATAAAAAGTGATGTTGATCTTATAAATGAGATTAGTAATTATATTTTAAAAAAAAAAGGAAAAATGATTCGTCCTATATTTGTTTTTTTAATTGCTAAAATGTTGGGCGTAATACAAAAAAAAACTTATCATACAGCATATTTAATAGAATTAGTACACAACGCTACACTTGTTCATGATGATGTAATTGATAACAGTAACTTAAGAAGAGGTTTTTCTTCTATAAATTCCATATGGAAAAATAAAATAGCGATATTGATCGGAGATTATCTTTTATCTAAAAGTTTATTAGTAGCCAGTAATAATAATTATTTGGATTTATTAAAAATTATTTGTAGAACGATTAATAATATGAGTGAAGGAGAACTATTGCAAATAGATAAATCTTATGATATTACTGAAAAAATTTATGATCAAATTATTTATAAAAAAACTGCCAATTTAATTGCAGCATCTTGTGAATGTGGAGCAATATCTGTTAATGCTAATAATAAAGATATATTAAATATGAGAAAATTTGGAACTCTTATTGGAATTGCATTTCAAATAAAAGATGATTTATTTGATTATGAAGATAATAATGATATAGGAAAACCAATAGGAATTGATTTTAAAGAAAAAAAAATAACACTACCTATTATTTATACTATTAAAAAAGCATCTAAAAATGATAAAAGTTCAATTTTATATTTCATGAAAAATTATAATGAAAAAAAAAGAAAGGATATAATATTTATTGTCAATAAGTATGGAGGAATAAGGTATGCTAAAAAAAAAATGATGGTTTTTTATAATAAAGCATTAAAAATATTAGAATTATATCCTGAAGGAACAATTAAAGAATCATTAAAGATTATGACAAAATTTATTGTTAAAAGAAATAAATAA
- the rsmI gene encoding 16S rRNA (cytidine(1402)-2'-O)-methyltransferase, translated as MLYIVPTPIGNLEDFSFRSIRILKEVSLILVESYKISNKLLKFYNIKTNLIKYHIHNEHKIIPFITKKIKEGKNIALISNAGTPGISDPGYLLIRRCIELSIYVDCLPGATALIPSLVISGIPINEFIFIGFLPKKKRNIKLENLSKENRTIVLYESPYRLLKTLNDIKIFFGIKTYVVLCKEISKIHQNTVRGNIKDVLSFYKDKKKNILGEYTIVIKTNN; from the coding sequence ATGTTATATATAGTTCCTACTCCTATAGGAAATTTAGAAGATTTCTCTTTTAGAAGTATAAGAATTCTAAAGGAAGTTAGTTTAATATTAGTAGAAAGTTATAAAATATCTAATAAATTATTAAAATTTTACAATATAAAAACAAATTTAATCAAATATCATATACATAATGAGCATAAAATTATTCCATTTATTACTAAAAAAATAAAAGAAGGAAAAAATATTGCATTAATATCTAATGCCGGAACCCCTGGTATTTCTGATCCAGGATATTTACTGATTAGACGTTGTATAGAATTATCTATATATGTAGATTGTTTACCAGGTGCTACTGCATTAATTCCATCATTAGTAATTTCTGGGATTCCAATAAATGAATTTATATTTATTGGTTTTTTACCAAAAAAAAAAAGAAATATTAAACTAGAAAACTTATCTAAAGAAAATAGAACTATTGTTCTATATGAATCTCCCTATAGACTATTAAAAACATTAAATGATATAAAAATTTTTTTTGGTATTAAAACATATGTTGTTTTATGTAAAGAAATTTCTAAAATTCATCAAAATACTGTAAGAGGCAATATAAAAGATGTTTTATCTTTTTATAAAGATAAAAAAAAAAATATATTAGGAGAATATACCATAGTTATAAAAACTAATAATTAA
- a CDS encoding superoxide dismutase, giving the protein MLFKLPKLSYSYKDFEPYIDAKTMEIHYKKHHFTYINNLNNSIINTDMKDLSIDEILRRSHIESPIIKNNGGGVYNHNLFWKILIPSLKFTLPSKYFSNILNENFDSIENFKKKFSDVALKIFGSGWAWLCVNNNNQLSICSTHNQDNPIMYGSECDGIPILGLDVWEHAYYLKYQNRRSDYIYSFWKIINWKEVENNYKNSIK; this is encoded by the coding sequence ATGTTATTTAAACTTCCAAAATTATCATATTCATATAAGGATTTTGAACCATATATTGATGCAAAAACTATGGAAATTCACTATAAAAAACATCATTTTACTTATATTAATAATTTGAATAATTCAATTATAAATACCGATATGAAAGATCTTTCTATAGATGAAATCTTAAGAAGATCGCATATTGAGTCTCCAATTATAAAAAATAATGGAGGGGGGGTTTATAACCATAATTTATTTTGGAAAATATTAATTCCTTCATTAAAATTTACTTTACCAAGTAAATATTTTAGTAATATATTAAATGAAAATTTTGATTCGATAGAAAACTTTAAAAAAAAGTTTTCAGATGTTGCATTAAAAATATTTGGATCTGGATGGGCATGGTTATGTGTAAATAATAATAATCAATTAAGTATATGTAGTACACATAATCAAGATAATCCTATTATGTATGGATCAGAATGTGATGGAATTCCTATATTAGGTTTAGATGTATGGGAACATGCTTATTATCTTAAATATCAAAACAGAAGATCAGATTATATATATTCTTTTTGGAAAATAATAAATTGGAAAGAAGTAGAAAACAATTATAAAAATTCAATAAAATAA
- the topA gene encoding type I DNA topoisomerase, producing the protein MKENLVIVESPTKAKTIQKFLGSNYYVVSSYGHIMDLPEKKIGIQIENNFNPDYVILKKKNNLVKSLKILVKNFKIIWIASDEDREGEAIAYQIKKIFFFPKKIYKRIVFNEITKNSIIKSIKNPRSINFNLVYSQQTRRIIDRLVGFQLSPLLWKKIKPKLSAGRVQSVALRLIVERENKIKNIIPIRTYQINGVFKIKNSDQIIHTKLNKNIEDKNKVQELMKLCLHNNFVIEKITESYEKRSSPKPFTTSSLQQESFNQLKFSISKTMYLAQGLYEKGFITYIRTDNQKLSSFIISKIKEYIEETYGHKYLLIKVNQSSNKFSQESHEAIRPTIINYKNKYLESLNENEKKLYKLIWNRTIMSQMKDTIFKKKFFYIKFSSFNNFFIGNEKIIEFDGYMKISNIKNKNNVFSFKLEKGSLLERKEIIAKQIIKNNLYRYNESSLVKDLENFGIGRPSTYVPIIFTIQKRNYVNIQKIIKEKILYETFTLKEKSNSISNINEYKIKIEKNKFIPTEMGILITNFLKKYFKEIINYNFTANLEKKFDDVAKGNINWVNVVKDFYKDFYKKLSYVNSNVKKIYNKNFIGIDPKSNKKIYSRIAKFGPVIQLGDFNKKKEKPKFFPLLNSHKIDSISFDDAIKIINLPKSIGFFKNKEIVLKMNKYNIYIQYNNKLISIEKEEFFKNLIDLKKAIKIINNYEKK; encoded by the coding sequence ATGAAAGAAAATTTAGTTATTGTAGAATCCCCAACCAAAGCTAAGACAATACAAAAATTTTTAGGATCAAATTATTATGTTGTTTCCAGTTATGGACATATAATGGATTTACCAGAAAAAAAAATAGGAATTCAAATTGAAAATAATTTTAATCCTGATTATGTTATATTAAAAAAAAAAAACAATTTAGTAAAAAGTTTAAAAATATTAGTAAAAAATTTTAAAATAATTTGGATAGCTTCGGACGAAGATCGTGAAGGAGAAGCTATTGCATATCAAATTAAAAAAATATTTTTTTTTCCAAAAAAAATATATAAAAGAATTGTTTTCAATGAAATTACAAAAAATTCAATAATAAAATCTATTAAAAATCCTAGATCTATAAATTTTAATTTAGTTTATTCACAACAAACAAGAAGAATTATAGATAGGTTAGTAGGATTTCAATTATCTCCTTTATTATGGAAAAAAATTAAACCTAAACTTTCTGCAGGAAGAGTTCAATCTGTTGCTCTCAGATTAATTGTAGAAAGAGAGAATAAGATAAAAAACATAATTCCAATTAGGACGTATCAAATAAATGGGGTTTTTAAAATTAAAAATAGTGATCAAATTATTCATACAAAATTAAATAAAAATATAGAAGATAAAAATAAAGTTCAAGAATTAATGAAATTATGTCTTCATAATAATTTCGTTATAGAAAAAATTACAGAAAGTTATGAAAAAAGATCATCTCCAAAACCATTTACTACATCTTCTCTTCAACAAGAATCATTTAATCAATTAAAATTTTCTATATCAAAAACAATGTACCTTGCACAAGGATTATATGAAAAAGGTTTTATTACTTATATTCGTACAGATAATCAAAAATTGTCTTCTTTTATTATATCAAAAATAAAAGAATATATAGAAGAAACTTATGGTCATAAATATTTATTAATTAAAGTAAATCAATCATCAAATAAATTTTCTCAAGAATCTCATGAAGCGATTCGTCCTACAATCATTAATTATAAAAATAAATATCTGGAATCATTAAATGAAAATGAAAAAAAGCTTTATAAATTAATATGGAATCGTACTATTATGAGTCAAATGAAAGATACTATTTTTAAAAAAAAATTTTTTTATATAAAATTTTCTTCATTTAATAATTTTTTTATTGGAAATGAAAAAATTATTGAATTTGATGGTTATATGAAAATAAGTAATATTAAAAATAAAAATAATGTTTTCTCTTTTAAATTAGAAAAAGGTTCTTTGTTAGAAAGAAAAGAAATTATAGCTAAACAAATTATAAAAAATAATTTATACAGATATAATGAATCATCTTTAGTTAAAGATTTAGAAAATTTTGGAATAGGAAGGCCTTCTACTTATGTCCCAATAATCTTTACTATTCAAAAAAGAAATTATGTTAATATTCAAAAAATTATTAAAGAAAAAATATTATATGAAACTTTCACTTTAAAAGAAAAAAGCAATAGTATATCTAATATTAACGAATATAAAATTAAAATAGAAAAAAATAAATTTATTCCTACAGAAATGGGGATATTAATAACTAATTTTTTAAAAAAATATTTTAAAGAAATAATAAATTATAATTTTACTGCTAATTTAGAGAAAAAGTTTGATGATGTTGCCAAAGGCAATATAAATTGGGTAAATGTTGTAAAGGATTTTTATAAAGATTTTTATAAAAAATTATCTTATGTCAATAGTAATGTTAAAAAAATTTATAATAAAAATTTTATTGGTATAGATCCTAAATCTAATAAAAAAATATATTCAAGAATAGCTAAATTTGGACCAGTTATACAACTAGGAGATTTTAATAAAAAAAAAGAAAAACCAAAATTTTTTCCTTTATTAAATAGTCATAAAATTGATTCTATATCTTTTGATGATGCTATAAAAATTATTAATTTACCAAAATCTATAGGATTTTTTAAAAACAAAGAAATTGTATTGAAAATGAATAAATATAATATATATATTCAATATAATAATAAATTAATATCAATTGAAAAAGAAGAGTTTTTTAAAAATTTAATTGATTTAAAAAAAGCTATTAAGATTATTAATAATTACGAAAAAAAATAA
- a CDS encoding aspartate-semialdehyde dehydrogenase, whose product MRIGIVGATGMVGRVIMDILEKETILFDLYLSASNRSIGKEIFFKGKSYKIIGINELILKKPNIVLFSAGSKISKNWAKKFSNIGSFVIDNSSAWRMDPEKKLIIPEVNDFLLKKKDKIISNPNCSTIQLVMVLHPLHKIFSIDRVIVSTYQSVTGTGKKALDQLEEEKSKGFSNKKIYPYPIHQNVIPQCDNFTNNGYTLEEMKLINETKKIMNDNNISITATSVRVPVIGGHSESVNITFKKNININYIKEILMKTKGIVVQDKPENNIYPMPIFSHGKDEVFVGRIRMDNSYLNSINIWIVSDNLRKGSATNAIQIAKFLIKKKYV is encoded by the coding sequence TTGAGAATAGGAATAGTTGGAGCTACCGGAATGGTAGGACGTGTAATAATGGATATTCTTGAGAAAGAAACAATTTTATTTGATTTATATTTATCTGCATCCAATCGTTCTATTGGAAAAGAAATATTTTTTAAAGGAAAAAGTTATAAAATAATTGGGATAAATGAGTTAATTTTAAAAAAACCTAATATTGTTTTATTTTCAGCTGGATCAAAAATATCTAAAAACTGGGCTAAAAAATTTTCTAATATTGGATCTTTTGTTATAGACAATTCATCTGCATGGAGAATGGATCCTGAAAAAAAATTAATTATACCAGAAGTAAATGATTTTCTATTAAAGAAAAAAGATAAAATTATTTCTAATCCAAATTGTTCAACTATACAATTAGTAATGGTCTTACATCCTTTACATAAAATTTTTTCTATAGATAGAGTAATTGTTTCTACTTATCAATCAGTTACGGGAACAGGAAAAAAAGCTTTAGATCAATTAGAAGAAGAAAAATCAAAAGGATTCTCTAATAAAAAAATATATCCATATCCTATTCATCAAAACGTCATTCCACAATGTGATAATTTTACTAACAATGGATATACTTTAGAAGAGATGAAATTAATAAATGAGACAAAAAAAATAATGAATGATAATAATATTTCTATAACTGCGACTTCAGTTAGAGTACCTGTTATAGGAGGTCATTCCGAGAGTGTTAATATAACATTTAAAAAAAATATAAATATAAATTATATAAAAGAAATTTTAATGAAAACAAAAGGTATAGTAGTTCAAGATAAACCTGAGAATAATATTTATCCAATGCCAATTTTTTCTCATGGAAAAGATGAAGTTTTTGTTGGTAGAATTAGAATGGATAATTCTTATTTAAATTCTATCAATATTTGGATTGTATCGGATAATCTAAGAAAAGGATCTGCAACTAATGCTATTCAAATAGCAAAATTTTTAATTAAAAAAAAATATGTTTAA
- a CDS encoding uroporphyrinogen-III synthase: MNILISQSISIKSNSPYLDLSKKKNVKIHYKSFTKIIDVSSSYVRKQKINFSDFNAIIFLSKKSVDHYFRIANSMRFTVPITMKYFCKTESIAFYLQKYITYRKRKIYTGIKNFSELIPYIINNSSEKFLLPSSDILSYVIPNMLKKLNIFWRRAILYKTISNDLSDIKDIFYYDILVFFSPSGIKSLFDNFPNFNQKKTKIATFGKNTLDAAYKAGLKIEIQVPNSRFLSMAMALKEYINKIKKIKYYSTVTDFAKFLG; encoded by the coding sequence ATGAACATTCTTATTTCACAATCTATTTCTATTAAATCTAATTCTCCATATTTAGATCTTAGTAAAAAAAAAAATGTAAAAATACATTACAAATCTTTTACAAAAATAATAGATGTATCATCATCTTATGTAAGAAAACAAAAAATTAATTTTTCTGATTTTAATGCAATTATTTTTTTAAGTAAAAAATCTGTAGATCACTACTTTAGGATCGCGAATTCTATGAGATTTACAGTTCCTATTACTATGAAATATTTTTGTAAAACAGAATCAATAGCTTTTTATTTGCAAAAATATATTACTTATAGAAAGAGAAAAATTTATACTGGTATAAAAAATTTTTCAGAATTAATACCATATATAATAAATAATTCTAGTGAAAAATTTCTTTTACCATCATCAGATATATTATCTTATGTTATTCCAAACATGTTAAAAAAATTAAATATTTTTTGGAGAAGAGCTATTTTATATAAAACTATTTCAAATGATTTATCTGATATAAAAGATATATTTTACTATGATATTTTAGTTTTTTTTAGTCCTTCTGGAATTAAGTCTTTATTTGACAATTTTCCAAATTTTAACCAAAAAAAGACTAAAATTGCAACTTTTGGAAAAAATACTTTAGATGCCGCATATAAAGCTGGATTAAAAATAGAAATACAGGTCCCAAATTCCAGGTTTTTATCTATGGCAATGGCATTAAAAGAATATATAAATAAAATAAAAAAAATTAAATATTATTCTACAGTTACAGATTTTGCTAAATTTCTAGGTTGA